A genome region from Fervidobacterium changbaicum includes the following:
- a CDS encoding type I phosphomannose isomerase catalytic subunit — translation MSLRLVKILPKFRPMVWGNSELNKKFDLPVSETTQPIGEIWLLSGHPLYETILETGLTINQFGQNLYNNKYPRFPILIKLVSTNQWLSVQVHPDDSFARNVENEPWGKSEAWYFLTDGEFAVCEDVEKMKEYINSGRINHLNEALTFVKVKKGTFVNIPAGTVHALGPNSTVIEVQQSSDLTYRIYDWGRPRETHLEKALQASKSISLSEIVFESTDSLKTPYFYMKKYLSHIDIDENKIMVHIPFEISKDYHATLIINENNKSDKSQLKMFGDGLFITNFVSL, via the coding sequence ATGTCTTTGCGATTAGTAAAAATCCTTCCAAAATTCCGCCCAATGGTCTGGGGGAATTCTGAACTAAACAAAAAATTCGACCTTCCAGTATCCGAAACAACTCAACCAATTGGAGAAATCTGGCTTCTTTCCGGCCATCCATTGTACGAAACCATCTTGGAAACCGGTTTAACGATTAACCAATTTGGACAGAACCTGTACAACAACAAATATCCTCGCTTTCCTATTTTAATCAAACTCGTTTCCACAAATCAATGGCTCAGTGTTCAAGTTCACCCAGATGACTCTTTTGCGCGCAACGTGGAAAACGAACCGTGGGGAAAAAGTGAGGCATGGTACTTCTTAACAGATGGAGAATTTGCCGTGTGCGAAGATGTGGAAAAAATGAAAGAATACATAAATTCTGGGCGTATTAATCATCTTAATGAAGCACTCACCTTTGTGAAGGTTAAAAAAGGCACTTTTGTAAACATCCCAGCTGGTACTGTCCACGCACTTGGTCCCAACAGCACTGTTATCGAAGTCCAGCAATCATCCGATTTGACTTACCGCATATACGACTGGGGCAGACCGAGGGAAACACACTTAGAAAAAGCTTTACAAGCTAGTAAAAGTATCTCATTGAGTGAGATCGTCTTTGAAAGTACCGATTCACTCAAAACACCGTACTTTTACATGAAAAAATATCTATCTCATATCGACATAGACGAAAATAAAATCATGGTGCACATACCCTTTGAAATCTCAAAAGACTACCATGCTACATTAATAATCAACGAAAACAACAAATCA
- the panD gene encoding aspartate 1-decarboxylase — protein MMEFMLKAKIHMATVTEKEIEYEGSIGIDEELLELAGIKVNEMVLVSDVNNGNRLVTYVIPEPRGSKKISLNGAAARLVEKGDRIIIMAFALYNPEEYPGPKVIILNPDNSVKEVKK, from the coding sequence ATGATGGAATTCATGCTGAAAGCCAAAATCCATATGGCTACGGTAACAGAGAAAGAAATAGAATACGAAGGAAGTATTGGTATTGATGAAGAACTATTAGAATTGGCAGGAATAAAAGTTAACGAGATGGTATTGGTGTCTGACGTAAACAACGGTAACAGGCTGGTCACATACGTTATCCCCGAACCACGAGGGTCAAAGAAAATTTCATTGAACGGGGCAGCCGCAAGACTTGTTGAAAAAGGTGACCGGATAATCATCATGGCCTTTGCTTTGTACAACCCGGAAGAATATCCTGGACCCAAAGTAATAATTCTCAACCCAGATAATAGCGTAAAAGAAGTAAAGAAATAA
- a CDS encoding sensor histidine kinase, which yields MIGKKICYALTEIFEKDKYSTEAENTANLLAEFVGVDKISVAIYEKSKDIYRVLISNFLPLQTKVPVSEIGDRNSLSKLTLKLKDGITVDAYVEQLIHNTPETGDEKVGIVMTNQIPKKMANFAEIVDFLAYSLWFIPSYEKSKSYLSKYRSLWMLTNLFESAKSHEELLDGFVKVISEIIEAEITAVLNFPESSDEGLNIIIYDSQTSRFVHKDLDISKLTDEAMRYFKGMEKIVYKPDGLSELFSTKVLSALIVPGGDYWFIFANKKSKEIYLQTKSFDSMDLDLARDSVKRFILAKGRIEFEQKLEEEVAKLRELQKMHEALIEEQKEQIKRMNAVHYISQAMRTMYSVKNVYKTLLLGLTSGRLLGYNRALLLTYDEQRDVLIGKMWMGPDTENVEEDWKKANLRAMRYADVVQYLREEAMTLEINNKLTQQIENRIFPYKAHPILEKCVVRKKIFVANERIIDTMGLEAADLVNLLGTKEFAAFPLVGREGVFGVVIVDNYFTKKRIKESDIDILKILSDSAGLAIETAQNYEELRNKTISLERQKSLIEYLREFSDSVLQNMSSAIIVIDKEGKVTEWNKRAEVYFNRPKEQMTGVELRTLGSEFEDIEEMAIQSMKIKEEITLSNYLIQTGGRERYYDVKITPFWDADKLMLRGVIITLDDVTERVNLEKERKKQEKLAALGEMAARVAHELRNPVSVLGGFIKRLEKNVDNPEARNRYIKIIADEILRLEQIVNEILDFSREPRSLEFRYFNLNKLVNDVYILLDEKIREKNILFTFETDAEEIIVYAEYSRMKQVVINLLQNAIEATPKDGKILVETRVKFDKIVLSVWNEGTPIDKETAEKLFTPFFTTKVQGTGLGLAICKKIVEDEHKGKIYHEATEDGNRFVVELPKPEITPDNEEK from the coding sequence CGCCATTTATGAAAAATCCAAAGACATTTACAGAGTTCTCATAAGTAATTTCCTTCCCCTTCAAACTAAAGTACCAGTATCAGAAATAGGTGATAGAAATTCACTCTCAAAGCTCACCTTAAAGCTTAAAGATGGAATAACCGTAGATGCATACGTTGAACAGCTCATCCACAACACCCCGGAAACTGGTGATGAAAAAGTCGGAATCGTGATGACAAACCAAATTCCAAAAAAGATGGCGAACTTTGCCGAAATCGTAGACTTCCTTGCGTACAGTTTGTGGTTTATTCCATCGTACGAAAAATCGAAGAGCTACCTTTCCAAGTACCGTTCCTTGTGGATGCTTACAAATTTGTTCGAATCCGCCAAGTCGCATGAAGAGCTTTTGGATGGATTTGTAAAGGTGATTTCTGAGATCATTGAAGCAGAGATAACCGCCGTTCTGAATTTCCCAGAGAGCTCTGACGAAGGACTTAACATAATAATCTACGATAGCCAAACGTCACGATTTGTGCACAAGGATTTGGATATTTCGAAACTTACTGATGAAGCGATGCGCTATTTCAAAGGTATGGAAAAAATCGTCTACAAACCCGACGGACTGAGCGAACTATTTTCCACAAAAGTCCTTTCTGCTCTCATCGTTCCTGGCGGTGACTACTGGTTCATCTTTGCTAATAAGAAAAGCAAAGAAATTTACTTACAGACTAAATCTTTTGATTCGATGGATTTAGACCTCGCGCGCGATTCGGTTAAACGCTTTATACTTGCTAAAGGGCGTATAGAATTTGAACAAAAGCTGGAGGAAGAGGTCGCAAAATTAAGAGAGCTTCAAAAAATGCACGAAGCACTCATAGAAGAACAAAAAGAACAAATCAAACGAATGAACGCCGTGCATTACATCAGCCAAGCTATGCGGACAATGTACAGTGTGAAGAACGTCTACAAGACTCTTTTGCTTGGTCTAACATCCGGAAGATTACTTGGTTACAACCGTGCGTTATTGCTAACATACGACGAGCAACGAGACGTTTTGATTGGTAAGATGTGGATGGGACCTGATACGGAGAATGTTGAAGAAGACTGGAAAAAAGCCAATCTCAGAGCGATGCGATACGCCGACGTCGTTCAATATCTGCGCGAAGAAGCAATGACTCTAGAGATCAACAACAAGCTCACTCAGCAGATCGAGAATAGGATATTCCCATACAAAGCGCATCCGATACTTGAAAAATGTGTGGTGAGGAAGAAAATATTCGTTGCAAACGAAAGAATTATCGATACAATGGGATTAGAGGCTGCTGATTTAGTAAACTTGTTGGGAACAAAGGAATTCGCTGCATTCCCTCTCGTTGGAAGAGAAGGTGTCTTTGGCGTCGTAATCGTTGACAACTACTTCACAAAAAAGCGCATTAAAGAAAGCGACATTGATATCCTAAAAATCTTGTCAGATAGCGCCGGTTTGGCAATTGAAACTGCCCAAAACTACGAAGAGCTTAGAAACAAAACGATTTCGCTGGAACGCCAAAAGAGCCTTATCGAATATCTAAGGGAATTCTCTGACTCCGTTTTACAGAACATGTCCTCCGCAATTATCGTTATTGATAAAGAAGGCAAGGTAACAGAATGGAATAAACGTGCAGAAGTCTACTTCAACCGTCCAAAAGAGCAGATGACTGGCGTTGAGCTTAGAACTCTTGGTTCTGAATTCGAAGATATCGAAGAGATGGCCATCCAAAGTATGAAAATCAAAGAAGAAATCACACTAAGCAACTACCTTATCCAAACCGGTGGCCGAGAACGATACTACGATGTAAAAATTACACCGTTCTGGGATGCCGACAAGCTCATGCTAAGAGGTGTTATCATTACACTTGATGATGTCACCGAGCGTGTTAATTTGGAAAAAGAACGCAAAAAGCAAGAAAAACTTGCGGCTCTTGGTGAGATGGCTGCGAGAGTAGCCCACGAATTGAGAAATCCTGTTTCAGTGCTAGGAGGATTCATCAAAAGACTTGAGAAAAACGTTGATAATCCTGAAGCAAGAAACAGATACATAAAGATTATTGCGGATGAGATATTGCGATTAGAACAAATAGTAAATGAGATTCTCGACTTTAGCCGTGAGCCACGGTCACTTGAGTTTAGGTATTTTAATCTAAACAAACTTGTCAATGACGTTTACATATTGCTCGATGAAAAAATTCGTGAGAAAAACATCCTTTTCACGTTCGAAACAGATGCCGAAGAAATCATCGTGTATGCTGAATATTCAAGGATGAAACAGGTTGTAATCAATCTTCTCCAAAATGCAATTGAAGCGACCCCAAAAGATGGTAAAATATTAGTTGAAACGCGTGTCAAATTTGATAAAATCGTGTTGTCTGTATGGAACGAGGGAACACCTATCGATAAAGAGACCGCTGAAAAGCTTTTCACCCCGTTCTTTACAACCAAAGTCCAGGGCACAGGCCTGGGATTGGCTATCTGTAAAAAAATCGTTGAAGATGAGCATAAAGGAAAAATCTACCATGAGGCAACGGAGGATGGTAATAGATTTGTAGTTGAGCTGCCGAAACCAGAAATCACTCCAGATAATGAAGAAAAATAG
- a CDS encoding DUF342 domain-containing protein: MVVNISTTPDKMEAYIKISNILPGEQVTLEKLMEEIRNAKIVHNIDIAALKHLCENPVENTPILFAKGDEPKNGEDGRIVFEVFQHKPSFTTSGNRVDFREFPVQKRIIVKKGQKIATVYPPTEGVPGRNVYGEPVPAKPGNEAKVVLGKNVALSEDGAHIIATSDGILKVDPEKGVVEVSEYLEIEGNVDYATGNIEFPGVVFVKGDVKPGFIVRARGDIEIQGVAEASTIISLEGSIKLTGAKGKDKGLIKAKKNVHVKYAESVTIECENLYFESNLLNCMVRVTNAVIGQGRSSAIIGGECIASTRIEADELGSDFGVKTYLEVGVNPYLREELKLVNTQIEIDRTSIQKLVNIVKQYKELKERGAKLTPDKEEQFSKAARTLINLREQLEKNLQRKQELEKKISEMRYHCEIVARKMLYPGVEVYIHDAKYLADRPLPKVVLRYEDGKVVAGGYSGT; this comes from the coding sequence ATGGTTGTAAACATCTCCACAACACCGGACAAGATGGAGGCATATATCAAAATATCGAACATACTGCCCGGAGAACAGGTCACTCTCGAAAAATTGATGGAAGAAATAAGAAATGCCAAGATAGTGCACAACATTGACATTGCTGCACTCAAACACCTGTGTGAAAATCCAGTTGAAAATACACCAATTCTATTTGCAAAAGGCGATGAACCAAAAAATGGAGAAGACGGCAGAATTGTATTCGAAGTTTTTCAACACAAGCCTTCATTTACCACATCTGGTAACCGTGTTGACTTCAGGGAATTCCCCGTCCAAAAAAGAATCATCGTCAAAAAGGGTCAAAAAATAGCAACCGTTTATCCGCCTACTGAAGGCGTTCCTGGAAGAAATGTGTACGGCGAACCTGTTCCAGCAAAGCCTGGCAATGAAGCAAAAGTTGTACTGGGAAAAAACGTCGCACTGAGCGAAGATGGGGCTCACATAATAGCTACTTCGGATGGTATACTGAAAGTAGATCCAGAAAAAGGTGTCGTTGAAGTAAGTGAATACTTGGAAATAGAAGGAAACGTTGACTACGCGACCGGTAATATTGAATTCCCCGGTGTTGTTTTCGTCAAGGGCGATGTAAAGCCAGGGTTCATAGTTAGGGCAAGAGGTGATATCGAGATACAGGGGGTAGCGGAAGCCTCTACGATAATTTCCTTGGAAGGCAGTATCAAACTCACAGGAGCGAAAGGAAAAGATAAAGGGTTGATCAAAGCAAAAAAGAACGTACACGTCAAATACGCCGAATCTGTAACGATAGAATGTGAAAATCTCTATTTCGAGTCCAATTTACTCAACTGCATGGTTCGAGTTACAAATGCCGTTATTGGACAGGGAAGAAGTAGTGCGATCATAGGTGGCGAATGCATCGCTTCGACGCGTATCGAAGCTGATGAATTGGGCTCGGACTTCGGTGTCAAGACCTATCTCGAAGTTGGCGTGAATCCATACCTTAGAGAGGAGCTTAAACTAGTCAACACTCAAATTGAAATTGACCGAACAAGCATTCAAAAACTTGTCAACATAGTCAAGCAGTACAAAGAATTAAAAGAACGAGGAGCTAAACTCACACCAGACAAAGAGGAACAATTTTCAAAAGCCGCAAGAACCCTAATCAACTTGCGTGAACAACTCGAAAAGAATTTACAAAGAAAGCAAGAACTGGAAAAAAAAATCTCGGAAATGCGATACCATTGTGAGATAGTAGCACGAAAAATGCTTTATCCCGGAGTCGAAGTCTACATTCACGATGCAAAATATTTAGCAGACAGACCTCTTCCGAAAGTCGTCTTGAGATACGAGGACGGAAAAGTTGTTGCCGGTGGCTATTCTGGAACTTGA